The following nucleotide sequence is from Tardiphaga sp. 709.
GCGAAGACAAGCGGCTGTGCCGTCATGGAGAAGCAGCCGTGGCAGTGATTGTCCGCGACGATCCCCTTGTCGGAATGGCCGATCCCCTTCTCCGCGAGCGAGACGACTGTCGCTCCGGACGGATTGGTCACATCGAGTTCGCAGAGGCCGTGCATGGCACCGGCGAAAATGTACGTCGCCAGCACGACCATCACCAACACCTTGCGCGAGATGCGCAGCAGGCCATGGCGGAAGATGCGGGCGAAAATCGTCACTTCAATCGTCTCTTTCAAACTCTGCGAGCGAGGTAGCACGGATCGGCGATTCATGTCGATGCGCAACAATATAACAACGCATGGTTATGCGCAGGGTACGTATTGCCCGCGTGTTACCACGTTAACGCGCAACCAGATCGCAAATGTGGCAAGCGCGACGTCTGGCCACATGGTCATGATCGACTGGAAGTCGCTGCAGGACGAGGAGCTCAAGCAGCAACTCGCCAACGGTCGCGCATCAACGAGACGTGGAAAATTCGTTGCCCTGCATGCCATCTGTCCTGATCTGTCCGAGCAGGCCGTAGATGTCACCGAGCACCCAGAGGTCGCGCACCTTCGGCCCGTCGAACGAAAAGATCGGCGCTCCAAGCCAACCGACGAGCTTTCCTGTCGGCGGATTGCCGAACATCGCTTCGCGTTGAACGCCGTGGAAGTAGACCTTGCCGGAAACGCGATTGCCCTCCTCGATCATCAGGAGAATGTCCGTCGTGTAATTCTGCAGCACGCCGGTGACCCAGAGGACATAGTCGGCGAACTGGTCATGTCCGACCAACACCGGCCCGAGCGATCCCCTGAAAGTGAAGTCCTCATGGAAAATTTGCGGGATCAAAGTCACGTCCGCATGGTCCCACATATCCTTGTAGAAGGCACGGACCACCTCCTTCTGCGGCGTGAGCGTCACGCCGTCGAACATCATAGGCTTTTCAAGATGATCGCTACGTGTGTTCATCGCCCTCGGTCCAGCATGATGGGATTGAACAACGACACTAGCAATCACGGGGCGGATTGGCGAAGCGCAATCCGCCGCCGTCGAGATATTTGCGCGGCGGAATACGCTTCGCTACCCCGCCCTGCAACCGAGCGGCGACCGCCTTCTGCCCCTCACGTCGATATTGCGCACGGGCCAGGAAACCGGGAATATCCCGCCCAATTCAAAAACGCCCCAGGGAGCCACGACACCTATGAAGTTCGATGACGTCATTCTCGGCCGCCGCAGCATCCGCGGCTACAAACCCGATCCGGTCCCCAAAAAGCTGATCGAGGAAATCATCAATCTGGCGATGCGCGCGCCGTCGTCGATGAACACCCAGCCGTGGAATTTCTATGTCGTCACCGGCGAGCCGCTCGACAGGATCCGCGCCGGCAACACCGAGCGGATGATCGCAGGCATCCCGCAGTCGCGCGAATTTCGTACCGGTCACGCGTTCTCGGGTCACCACCGCGACCGACAGGTCGGCGTCGCCAAGCAGTTGTTCTCGGCCATGGGGATCGCCAGGGACGACAAGGAGATGCGGCAGGACTGGGTGCTGCGCGGCTTCCGTCAGTTCGACGCGCCGGTCTGCGTGATCGTAACCTATGACCGCGTGCTGGACGGCAGCGACGATACGCCGTTCGATTGCGGCGCGGTGGCCACCGCCCTCGTCAATGCCGCCTGGTCGCGCGGCCTTGGCGCGGTGATCAACAGCCAGGGCATCATGCAGTCGCCGGTGGTGCGCGAGCATGCCGGGATTGCGGACGATCAGGTCATCATGAAAAGCATCGCGCTCGGATGGCCGGATGACAGCTTTCCCGCCAATGCGGTGGTGTCCGAACGCAAGTCGGTCGAGGAAGCCACGGTATTCGTCGGCTTCGACAGCTAACGCATCGCCTATTGCGGTCCGACTGTGCCGGTATGTCTCAGGCGGGATGATCTGACCCAGCCTGTGACGCCGCCGCCCGTCGCACGCGCATACATCACCGAGGTCCACCCGTCGCGCGTTTCAGCATAAGCGACCAGATGATCCCTGGGGATGACAAACACGCCGGCCACCGCGCAATGCGCGCTTGGCGCCGAATGGAATTGCAGGCGCCCCGTACCGGTGACGACGGCGCCGAGCGGCGGCGAAAAGATCGGCGTGTCTTTGGTACCGGTCCCGGGCTCGTCGCAGGCGGCGAATGCCGGAGACGCCAGGCATGCCAGCGCGATCACCAAAGCTTTCGACGTCACGTCCATTCTCCCGGGGCTGATTGAGCGAGGCCGCCTCTCGATAGCTCTCACCATGGGTTGGTCGGGCAAAACGCGTTGCGGTTCAGCAAGCGCTGAGCGGATCGACGTTGCACGCGCCCCATGCGCGCAGCGCGGTTGACGTCCCTGCCTTTCCCGCGCATCCAGCCCCCAACGAGAAACCTGGGGGCGGAACGTGCTTTACCTGATCTGGGCGCTGCCGGCGCTGGCAGTGATCGGCGCCATCGCCAGCGGGCTCGCCGGCACACTCCCCGCATCGCTCATCGGCCTCGCCACGGCGCTTGCAGTCGCGCTGGCCACCGCCCCGCAACTGTTCGGGATCTCTGATGCCGCAACGGCGCTGCTGCGCGGGGCATGGATCGGCTGGATCGTCGTGCCCTACATCCTCGGCGGGTTGCTGTTCTGGCAGATGGCAATCCGCCCCGGCGACGCGG
It contains:
- a CDS encoding ester cyclase gives rise to the protein MNTRSDHLEKPMMFDGVTLTPQKEVVRAFYKDMWDHADVTLIPQIFHEDFTFRGSLGPVLVGHDQFADYVLWVTGVLQNYTTDILLMIEEGNRVSGKVYFHGVQREAMFGNPPTGKLVGWLGAPIFSFDGPKVRDLWVLGDIYGLLGQIRTDGMQGNEFSTSR
- a CDS encoding nitroreductase → MKFDDVILGRRSIRGYKPDPVPKKLIEEIINLAMRAPSSMNTQPWNFYVVTGEPLDRIRAGNTERMIAGIPQSREFRTGHAFSGHHRDRQVGVAKQLFSAMGIARDDKEMRQDWVLRGFRQFDAPVCVIVTYDRVLDGSDDTPFDCGAVATALVNAAWSRGLGAVINSQGIMQSPVVREHAGIADDQVIMKSIALGWPDDSFPANAVVSERKSVEEATVFVGFDS